In Oleiharenicola lentus, the following are encoded in one genomic region:
- a CDS encoding FG-GAP repeat domain-containing protein has translation MRMSLLLPLLGAVLLAGCAPASRPAPPAAALPPAPVLVAEAIGEPAVDRPLVAHVNAIDLDADGRLDVIACDVRAGRVVWLRQVERGRFEETVLAEGLGAPVRTEVADLDGDGRREILVACMGVVYPNNDRIGSIVVLIADGNGGYTKRVLADRLARVTDVRVGDLNADGRADLAVAQFGYDDGEVQWFEQRPDGSFQPHGLLSLPGAINIVIEDFDGDRDPDLAALISQNTEEVILWQNDGRGRFTPVTLFGSTNEDFGSSGLIATDLNRDGRPDLLFTNGDGFDYAEPGSRPSHGVQWIENLGSGQFRLHRLGDWPGAYSPVAVDYDGDGDRDVLIVSCFQDWVRSPRASLVLFRNDGRMNFTAEPLALAPTHLVTLAAGDFDGDGRPGLVTGGFHAYPPYDRMSRISRWRPVPAP, from the coding sequence ATGCGCATGAGTCTGCTCCTGCCCCTGCTGGGCGCCGTACTGCTGGCGGGGTGCGCGCCGGCGTCCCGCCCCGCGCCGCCCGCTGCCGCCCTTCCGCCTGCCCCGGTGCTGGTGGCCGAGGCCATCGGGGAACCGGCGGTGGACAGGCCGCTGGTGGCGCACGTGAACGCGATCGACCTCGATGCAGACGGACGGCTCGATGTCATCGCCTGCGACGTTCGCGCCGGCCGGGTGGTGTGGCTGCGCCAGGTTGAGCGCGGCCGGTTTGAGGAAACCGTGCTGGCTGAAGGGCTCGGGGCACCGGTGCGGACCGAGGTCGCCGACCTCGACGGCGACGGTCGCCGCGAGATCCTGGTGGCGTGCATGGGCGTGGTTTACCCCAACAACGACCGGATCGGCAGCATCGTGGTGCTCATCGCCGACGGCAACGGCGGTTACACCAAACGCGTGCTGGCAGACAGGCTGGCCCGCGTGACGGACGTACGCGTCGGCGACCTGAACGCCGACGGCCGGGCCGACCTCGCGGTGGCCCAGTTCGGCTACGACGACGGCGAGGTGCAGTGGTTCGAGCAGCGGCCGGACGGCAGCTTCCAGCCACACGGGCTGCTCAGCCTGCCGGGCGCCATCAACATCGTGATCGAGGATTTTGACGGCGACCGCGATCCGGACCTCGCCGCGCTGATCTCGCAGAACACGGAGGAGGTGATCCTCTGGCAGAACGACGGGCGCGGCCGGTTCACGCCGGTGACGCTCTTCGGCTCGACGAACGAGGACTTCGGCAGCAGCGGGCTCATTGCCACCGATCTCAACCGCGACGGCCGACCCGACCTGTTGTTCACTAACGGCGACGGCTTCGATTACGCGGAGCCCGGGTCGCGGCCGAGCCACGGCGTGCAGTGGATTGAAAACCTGGGCAGCGGCCAGTTCCGGCTGCACCGCCTCGGCGACTGGCCCGGCGCCTACAGTCCGGTGGCCGTGGACTACGACGGGGATGGCGACCGCGATGTGCTGATCGTGAGCTGTTTTCAGGACTGGGTGCGGTCGCCGCGGGCGAGCCTCGTGTTGTTCCGCAATGACGGGCGCATGAACTTCACCGCGGAACCGCTCGCGCTGGCGCCCACGCACCTGGTGACGCTCGCCGCCGGGGATTTCGACGGCGACGGCCGGCCGGGTCTGGTGACCGGCGGATTCCACGCCTATCCGCCCTACGACCGGATGAGCCGGATCTCGCGCTGGCGGCCGGTCCCCGCACCATGA